The Hahella sp. HNIBRBA332 genome window below encodes:
- the fadB gene encoding fatty acid oxidation complex subunit alpha FadB, which produces MIYAGKAITVKEIEDGIAVLTFDLQGESVNKFNRLTLTELAEATQKLQSQQGITGLVVTSNKDCFIVGADITEFQELFAGSEEELVANNLEANKIFSAVEDLPFPTVTAINGIALGGGFEMCLSTDFRVMSTSAKVGLPEVKLGIFPGFGGTVRLSRLVGADYAIEWICAGGEKRAEQAQKEGAVDAVVAPEKLMDAALSVLRQAIEGKLDYKARREEKTGKLKLNPMESMMAFETAKGYVAGQAGRNYPSPVEAIKVMQKHAGMTRDKAIEVEAKGFAKMAKTSVAHSLIGLFLNDQELKKKAKDLEPKAGEVKQAAVLGAGIMGGGVAYQSALKGTPILMKDINQSGIDLGLKEAKKLLTKRVDKGRMNAGEMADVLNRITPTLSYGDFGTVDLVVEAVVENPKVKDIVLREVEDLVREDTILTSNTSTISINRLAQNLKRPENFCGMHFFNPVHMMPLVEVIRGEKTSEKAIATTVAYAKAMGKTPIVVNDCPGFLVNRILFPYFGGFIGLVRDGADFQQVDKVMERFGWPMGPAYLLDVVGMDTAKHAGDVMAEGFPDRMSYSETTIIDVMFDKGRYGQKSDKGFYAYELDKKGKQKKIVDDSVDALIKSVQKSQRDFSEEEIIERMMVPLCIETVRCLEDGIVETAAEADMGLIFGIGFPPFRGGALRYIDSLGVEEFCKIADKYADLGALYHPTQGLRDMAKSGKKFFG; this is translated from the coding sequence ATGATTTACGCAGGTAAAGCCATCACAGTCAAAGAGATCGAGGATGGTATCGCAGTACTAACTTTCGATTTGCAAGGCGAGTCTGTAAATAAATTTAACCGCTTGACGCTGACTGAGTTGGCGGAAGCGACCCAGAAACTACAAAGTCAACAAGGCATTACTGGCCTTGTCGTTACCAGCAACAAAGATTGTTTCATCGTTGGCGCTGATATCACTGAATTCCAGGAATTGTTTGCCGGCTCTGAAGAAGAGCTGGTCGCCAACAACCTGGAAGCCAATAAGATTTTCTCCGCTGTTGAAGATCTGCCATTCCCCACAGTGACCGCCATTAACGGCATCGCTTTGGGCGGTGGTTTTGAGATGTGTCTATCCACTGACTTCCGCGTCATGTCCACCAGCGCGAAAGTGGGTCTGCCGGAAGTAAAACTGGGTATCTTCCCAGGATTCGGCGGAACAGTGCGTTTATCCCGTCTGGTTGGCGCCGACTATGCGATCGAATGGATCTGCGCAGGCGGCGAAAAGAGAGCGGAGCAGGCGCAGAAAGAAGGCGCTGTAGACGCGGTGGTCGCTCCAGAGAAGTTGATGGATGCAGCCCTGTCTGTGTTGCGCCAGGCGATCGAAGGCAAGCTGGATTACAAAGCGCGTCGGGAAGAGAAAACCGGCAAGCTGAAGCTGAACCCGATGGAAAGCATGATGGCGTTTGAAACCGCCAAAGGCTATGTGGCGGGCCAGGCTGGACGTAACTATCCGTCGCCTGTTGAAGCCATCAAGGTGATGCAGAAGCACGCGGGCATGACTCGCGACAAGGCGATCGAAGTGGAGGCCAAAGGCTTCGCGAAAATGGCGAAAACCTCTGTGGCGCACAGCTTGATCGGTTTGTTCCTGAATGATCAGGAGCTGAAGAAAAAAGCGAAAGATCTGGAGCCTAAGGCCGGCGAAGTCAAACAGGCGGCGGTATTGGGCGCAGGCATCATGGGCGGCGGCGTAGCGTATCAGTCCGCGCTGAAAGGCACGCCTATCCTGATGAAAGACATCAATCAGTCCGGTATTGATCTGGGTCTGAAAGAAGCCAAGAAACTGCTGACCAAGCGCGTCGACAAAGGCCGCATGAATGCAGGGGAAATGGCGGATGTTCTGAACCGCATCACTCCGACGTTGAGCTACGGCGATTTCGGAACGGTGGATCTGGTGGTTGAAGCGGTTGTTGAAAACCCGAAGGTCAAAGACATCGTTTTGCGTGAAGTGGAAGATCTGGTGCGGGAGGATACAATCCTGACCTCCAATACTTCTACTATCTCCATCAATCGTTTGGCGCAGAATCTGAAGCGTCCGGAAAATTTCTGCGGCATGCACTTCTTCAATCCAGTGCACATGATGCCTCTGGTGGAAGTTATCCGTGGCGAGAAAACCAGTGAAAAAGCCATCGCCACCACTGTGGCGTACGCCAAGGCGATGGGTAAAACGCCTATCGTTGTGAACGACTGCCCTGGATTCCTGGTTAACCGTATCCTGTTCCCCTATTTTGGCGGCTTCATTGGTCTGGTGCGCGATGGCGCCGATTTCCAGCAAGTTGACAAGGTAATGGAGCGCTTCGGCTGGCCGATGGGTCCTGCTTACCTGCTCGACGTAGTAGGCATGGACACGGCGAAGCACGCCGGCGACGTGATGGCGGAAGGTTTCCCGGATCGCATGAGCTACTCCGAAACCACCATAATCGACGTCATGTTCGATAAAGGTCGTTACGGTCAGAAGAGCGACAAGGGCTTCTACGCTTACGAGCTGGATAAGAAAGGTAAGCAGAAGAAAATTGTCGACGACAGCGTTGATGCGCTGATCAAATCCGTGCAGAAGTCTCAGCGCGACTTCTCTGAAGAGGAAATCATCGAGCGCATGATGGTGCCTTTGTGCATCGAAACCGTTCGCTGCCTGGAAGACGGCATCGTCGAGACTGCGGCGGAAGCGGATATGGGCTTGATCTTCGGCATCGGTTTCCCTCCGTTCCGTGGGGGCGCGTTGCGTTATATTGACTCTCTGGGCGTGGAAGAGTTCTGCAAGATCGCTGATAAATATGCGGATCTGGGCGCTCTGTATCATCCGACCCAAGGGCTGCGCGACATGGCTAAGTCCGGCAAGAAGTTTTTCGGCTAA
- the fadA gene encoding acetyl-CoA C-acyltransferase FadA, with protein sequence MSLNPRDVVVIDCVRSPMGRAKAGCFRNVRAETLSATLIDALFDRNDKVDPAEVEDLIWGCVNQTLEQGFNVARQISLLTRIPHTSSAQTVNRLCGSAMSAIHTAAQAIMTGNGDVFVVGGVEHMGHVPMTQGFDHNPAASKYSAKASNMMGLTAEMLAKMHGISRQQQDEFGARSHRLAHEATLEGRFRNEIISIQGHDDDGFPALIENDETIRPETTAESLAQLRPAFDPKSGTVTAGQSSQLTDGASAMLLMSAERAQALGLTPMAKIRSMATAGCDPAIMGYGPVPATKKALKRAGLKVEDIDFWELNEAFAAQSLPVIKDLKLMDVVDQKVNLNGGAIALGHPLGCSGARISTTLLNIMAAKGGTLGVSTMCIGLGQGIATVWERI encoded by the coding sequence ATGAGTCTGAATCCAAGAGACGTTGTCGTTATCGACTGTGTTCGCAGCCCGATGGGGCGCGCCAAGGCGGGTTGCTTCCGCAACGTGCGCGCAGAGACGCTGTCAGCGACGTTGATTGACGCATTATTCGATCGCAATGACAAAGTAGACCCTGCGGAAGTTGAAGATCTGATCTGGGGTTGTGTAAACCAGACCCTGGAGCAAGGTTTCAACGTGGCGCGGCAGATTTCCCTGCTGACCCGCATTCCGCATACTTCGTCAGCGCAAACGGTAAACCGCTTGTGCGGTTCCGCCATGTCCGCAATTCATACTGCGGCGCAGGCGATCATGACTGGCAATGGCGACGTGTTTGTAGTGGGCGGCGTTGAGCACATGGGGCACGTGCCTATGACTCAAGGCTTTGACCACAACCCTGCCGCAAGTAAGTATTCCGCTAAAGCATCCAACATGATGGGGCTGACGGCGGAAATGCTGGCGAAAATGCACGGCATCAGCCGTCAGCAACAGGATGAGTTTGGCGCTCGCTCCCACCGTTTGGCGCACGAAGCCACGCTGGAAGGACGCTTCCGTAATGAAATCATCTCTATTCAAGGGCATGACGACGATGGCTTCCCTGCGCTGATCGAGAATGATGAAACGATTCGTCCTGAAACCACGGCTGAAAGTCTGGCGCAGCTGCGTCCCGCTTTTGATCCTAAGAGCGGCACGGTTACGGCGGGTCAGTCTTCTCAGTTGACGGACGGCGCTTCCGCTATGTTGCTGATGTCCGCTGAGCGGGCTCAGGCATTGGGACTGACGCCAATGGCGAAAATTCGCTCTATGGCTACCGCCGGTTGCGATCCCGCCATCATGGGATATGGTCCTGTGCCGGCGACCAAGAAAGCGCTTAAGCGCGCAGGCCTGAAAGTGGAAGATATTGATTTCTGGGAGCTGAATGAGGCCTTTGCCGCGCAGTCTCTGCCAGTTATCAAAGATCTGAAACTCATGGACGTGGTCGACCAGAAAGTTAACCTGAATGGCGGCGCTATCGCTTTGGGTCACCCTCTGGGTTGCTCAGGCGCGCGTATCTCCACTACCTTGCTGAATATCATGGCCGCCAAAGGCGGTACGCTGGGTGTATCCACCATGTGTATCGGTCTGGGTCAGGGTATAGCGACCGTTTGGGAGCGCATCTAG